The nucleotide window CATGTGCTAACGGCCATACCCATGGTTAGGCCGCCCTGCGCCCACGTCGAAGCACCGACGTGGCAGGTGCGGCCACATGACTCGCACGACGTTTTCTCGCGACGGAAACACCCGGAGACGAGAGATTCGCACTCGTTGCGGGCACGGCGGCCAGCGTCGTCTGATACATCGCGACCAGCGCCTCCTGCGCACTGACCTGCTCACGCAACCGGGCGATCAACGAATCCTGTACCGCCTTGGACGACCGCAACTCGTGTTGCGCGTCGGTGAGTGTCGCAAGCTCGCTTTCGGTGTCCTGCAACTGCCGCTGATTCTGTTTGCGTTCTTGCTGAAGCGCCTTGATCGACTCTCGCGCCGTATCCAGTTCCAGCAGAAGACGACGCTCGTTAGCTTCGGCCCGTTCGTTGAGACGCTGACGCTCGACATCCCACTCCGCACGCTGCTCGGCGTGCGCGTCGAGCGTAGCCTGCGCGGCGACTCGCGCGTCCGCTACCGCCTGACGAGACGTGACGGCATCAGCTTGCGCATCGATCAACAACGCCTCGGCACGACGTGCCTGTGCCTGCGCTTCGTCGCGCGCTTGCCGCGCATCGGCCGCCGCCACCTCGGCAGAGGCGACACGTTCATGCAGCACGGCGCGCGCTTGCTCCAACGCCTCCCGGTCGGCGGCAAGCGCCGCTTCACGAGCATCCAGCACCGCGCGGCGCGACGCCGCCTCTTCCGCTAACGCGTCACGCCCTTCCGTCAGCGCCAGCGCCCACAGATCCATGGCTGCGCGCGCCACCACCTCCGGCATTGCAACGCCGTCGGGCAATCCGGCCATACCTGACGCACCGGGCGCCCCCTTCAACCGCGCGCCGAGCCCGGCAAACCAAGCGTCGAGATACGGACTGACCGTATTCGGCGAGCCCCGCCCCAATTGCTGCCGAATGCGCTCGATGGTGGGCCGCTGGCCAGCCATCAGCAAAGTATCGGCGGCGGACCAGACGTCGAGCTCCGAGATGCCGCGCCCGGCCGAGCGCGGCGCCGGTGCGGGTATGGCGGCGTCTTGCGTTCGCGATGCATTCATAAGGAGCTCCTTCATTGGTTTGGGCCGGTAATTCAACGGCATTGCCAAATAACCCACGATAAGGGAACATTATCGCTAGTTATTTCTTAGATACGTTATATTTACTACATATTACATATGAAATCATATGTCCGGTAGAAAAATTACATCTCACACCCCATCCGATGGCGCACCACCGTCGAAATCGAGTCGCCACGACGTGTCTGTGACGGCGGCAGCCTCTCGCCTGCCCGCGCCGCTCGATCCGGCCAAACTTGATGCCGATGCCCGCGATGCGGTCCGCGCCCTCGTCCGGGAAGGCGATTCGCCGAACACGCGGCAAAGCTATCAATCGGCCATGCGGTACTGGTTGAGTTGGTATCGGCTGCGCTATGGGGCCGCTGGCGATGCAGAAACAGCCTCGCAATCGCTTGAGATGTCACTGCCGCTATCACCCGCCGTCATCGTGCAATTCGTCGTCGATCACGCCCTGCATCAAGGCAAACAAGGGCTGACGACTGAAATGCCCGCCGCACTGGACGCCGCGCTCGTCGCCGAAGGCGTCAAGGCACGCCCCGGGCCACCTGCGCTGGCGACAGTGCTGCACAGGGTGAGCGTCATCGCCAAACTCCACACCTCGCGCGAATTGCCCAACCCCTGCGCGGACCCTGCGGTACGTGAACTGCTCGCCAAAACGCGTCGTGCCTATGCCAAACGCGGTGCGCGCACGACGAAGAAAGACGCCCTCACGCGCGAGCCGTTGCGCGCCCTGCTGGCAACGTGCGACGACTCGTTGCGCGGCAAACGCGATCGCGCACTGCTGCTCTTCGCTTGGGCCAGCGGCGGCCGCCGGCGCTCGGAAGTCGTACGCGCGAGTTGCGAGAACTTGCGACGCACCGGACCGGAAAGTTACGTGTTCACACTCGCATGGTCGAAGACCAATCAGCACGGCGCCGATCTCGCGGAAAACGACAAACCCGTGACGGGTGCCGCCGCCGCCGCGATGACGGATTGGCTGACGGCCAGCGGTATTACCGAGGGCGCCATATTCCGGCGGGTGCGACGCGGCGGCCATGTCGGCGAGCCACTCTCGGAAGCCGCCGTACGCGATATCGTGCGCGAGCGTTGCCAACTCGCAGGCCTTGAAGGGGACTTCTCCGCGCACTCCCTGCGCTCCGGGTTTGTCACCGAAGCGGCACACCAGCAAGTGCCGTTGGCCGAGACCATGGCGATGACCGGGCACACCAGCGTGGCGACCGTCGTCGGCTACTTCCGCCGGGCCGACATGGCACGTTCACGGGCTGCCGACTTGATGGGAGCCCCCGATACGGCGAACGATGCAGCGGATAACAACGCCGACGATTCGCGCAACGCCTGACACCAATCGCCACTGCCCGCCACCCCGTTATTTCAGACGGGTCGCTGGCACAAAGATGCATTTCAGTGGTATCTTTATTGCGTTGGACGTATGCCATAGTGGACATACTCCCTGCTTTGTCGGCTCGACCCCGGCGGCTTCACGGCTGCCGCCCCCAACGACCCCACCGACCATTGAAAGGTGCAGATCGCCATGCGTAGCTCCCTCGCTTCTCACCCGCTCACCGAACGTCTCGGCTTGCTCACCCCGATCATTCAGGCACCCATGGCCGGCACCTCGACGCCCGCACTGGCCGCTGCCGTCTCGAACGCTGGCGGACTCGGTTCGCTGGGTGTCGCGTCGGGGAACGCCGAAACCGCGCGCAAAGCCATTCATGACACGCGCGCCCTCACGCGCAAGCCGTTCAACGTCAACCTCTTCTGTCACGCCCCCGCCAAGCTCGACACGTCGCGCGACGCGGCGTGGCTAGCCTATCTCGCTCCCGAATTCGCCCGCTTCGACGCCACACCGCCCGCCACGCTCAGCGAGATCTACCTGAGCTTTGTCGCCGACGACGCCATGTTCGAGATGCTGCTCGAAGAGCGCCCGGCCGTCGTCAGCTTCCACTTCGGCTTGCCCTCGCAAGCCAAGATCGATGCGCTGCACGCCGCAGGCATCACGTTGTTCGCCACGGCAACCAATCTGGCCGAAGCGCGCGCGGTGGAAGCCGCCGGCATCGACGCGGTCGTCGCGCAAGGTTATGAAGCCGGCGGTCATCGTGGACGCTTCGAGGATCTTGGCGATCGCGTGCCGACGGATGACGAACAACTGGGCACGCTGGCATTGGTGCGTCTGCTCGTGACGCACACGTCGCTGCCGGTGATTGCGGCCGGTGGCATCATGGACGGCGCAGGTATCGCAGCCGTTCTGGCCCTTGGCGCACAGGCGGCGCAACTTGGCACGGCCTTTGTGGGCTGCCCCGAGTCAGCCGCCGACGCGGCGTATCGCGAACGATTGACCGGTGGTCATCCGCCGCGCACCGCGATGATTCGTGCGATCTCCGGCCGTCCGGCGCGCGGCTTCGCCAACCGCCTGTACGAACTCGAAGAAGCGACCGAGCGTCCGCTGCTTCCCGCCTATCCGGTGACGTACGACGCGGGCAAGGCACTCAATGCCGCGGCCAAAGCCAAGGGCAACAGCGATTACGCCGCCCAGTGGGCCGGTCAAGCCGCCCCGTTGGCCCGATCAATGCCTGCGGCAGAACTCGTGGGCGTGTTGCGCGCCGAGCTGCATGAAA belongs to Pandoraea norimbergensis and includes:
- a CDS encoding DNA-binding protein — encoded protein: MNASRTQDAAIPAPAPRSAGRGISELDVWSAADTLLMAGQRPTIERIRQQLGRGSPNTVSPYLDAWFAGLGARLKGAPGASGMAGLPDGVAMPEVVARAAMDLWALALTEGRDALAEEAASRRAVLDAREAALAADREALEQARAVLHERVASAEVAAADARQARDEAQAQARRAEALLIDAQADAVTSRQAVADARVAAQATLDAHAEQRAEWDVERQRLNERAEANERRLLLELDTARESIKALQQERKQNQRQLQDTESELATLTDAQHELRSSKAVQDSLIARLREQVSAQEALVAMYQTTLAAVPATSANLSSPGVSVARKRRASHVAAPATSVLRRGRRAA
- a CDS encoding site-specific integrase, which codes for MSVTAAASRLPAPLDPAKLDADARDAVRALVREGDSPNTRQSYQSAMRYWLSWYRLRYGAAGDAETASQSLEMSLPLSPAVIVQFVVDHALHQGKQGLTTEMPAALDAALVAEGVKARPGPPALATVLHRVSVIAKLHTSRELPNPCADPAVRELLAKTRRAYAKRGARTTKKDALTREPLRALLATCDDSLRGKRDRALLLFAWASGGRRRSEVVRASCENLRRTGPESYVFTLAWSKTNQHGADLAENDKPVTGAAAAAMTDWLTASGITEGAIFRRVRRGGHVGEPLSEAAVRDIVRERCQLAGLEGDFSAHSLRSGFVTEAAHQQVPLAETMAMTGHTSVATVVGYFRRADMARSRAADLMGAPDTANDAADNNADDSRNA
- a CDS encoding NAD(P)H-dependent flavin oxidoreductase, with the translated sequence MRSSLASHPLTERLGLLTPIIQAPMAGTSTPALAAAVSNAGGLGSLGVASGNAETARKAIHDTRALTRKPFNVNLFCHAPAKLDTSRDAAWLAYLAPEFARFDATPPATLSEIYLSFVADDAMFEMLLEERPAVVSFHFGLPSQAKIDALHAAGITLFATATNLAEARAVEAAGIDAVVAQGYEAGGHRGRFEDLGDRVPTDDEQLGTLALVRLLVTHTSLPVIAAGGIMDGAGIAAVLALGAQAAQLGTAFVGCPESAADAAYRERLTGGHPPRTAMIRAISGRPARGFANRLYELEEATERPLLPAYPVTYDAGKALNAAAKAKGNSDYAAQWAGQAAPLARSMPAAELVGVLRAELHETFDALRELADTL